The sequence GGGCTAAAGGCTAGAGGCTACTCTCACCACATCGTCGCCGGCTGGTACTCCCCGAAAACCTCTCGCAGCACGCCGCAGATTTCCCCCAGCGTGGTGTAGGCCCGCACGCAGTCCAGGATCGTGGGCATGAGCGGCGCGTCGCCCTCGGCCTCGCGGCGCAGTTGCGCCAGCAGCGCCTGCACGCGCTCGTTGTCGCGCTCGGCCCGCACCTGCCGCAAGCGCGCCACCTGTCGGTCGCGCACCTGCGGGTCCATCTTCAGGGTCTCAAACGTTACCGGCGTGTCGGTTACGAACTCGTTCACGCCCACCACGATCTGGTCGCGGGCGTCCACCGCCTTCTGGTAACGGTAGGCGCTCTCGTGCAATTCCCGCTGGATGTAGCCACTCTCAATCGCCTTCAGGACGCCGCCCATCTTCTCCACGCGCTCTATCAGTTCCCACGCCCGCCGCTCCACCTCGTTGGTCAGATGCTCCACGTAGTAACTCCCCGCCAGCGGGTCAATGGTATCGGCCACGCCGCTCTCGTAGGCGATGATCTGCTGGGTGCGCAACGCGATGGTTACCGACTCCTCCGTGGGCAGCGCCAGCGCCTCATCCCGCGAGTTGGTGTGCAGCGACTGCGTCCCGCCCAGCACTGCCGCCAACGCCTGGAGCGCAACCCGCACGATGTTGTTGTTGGGCTGCTGGGCCGTGAGGGTTACGCCCGACGTCTGGGTGTGGAACCGCAACATGCACGAGCGGGGGTCTTTGGCGCCGAACCGTTCGCGCATAATCTTGGCCCACATGCGTCGCGCGGCGCGGAACTTGGCCACCTCTTCCAGCAGGTTGTTGTGGCACGCGAAGAAGAAGGCCATCTGCCCGGCGAACTCGTCCACGTCCATCCCCGCATCCAGCGCCGCCCGCACGTAGGCCATCGCGTCGCACAGTGTGAAGGCCACCTCCTGCACGGCCGTGGCCCCCGCCTCGCGCATGTGGTAGCCGCTCACGGAAATCGTGTTCCACTGGGGCACGCGCTCCTTGCAGAAGCGAAACAGGTCGGTTACCAGGCGCATGGAAGGCTGCGGCGGGAAGATGTACGTCCCCCGCGCCACGTACTCCTTCAGGATGTCGTTCTGCACCGTGCCGCGCAGTTTCTCCGACGGCACACCCTGCTTCTCGGCTACCGCCACGTACATGGCCAGCAGCACCGTCGCCGGCGCGTTGATGGTCATGGACGTGCTCACCTTGTCCAGCGGGATGCCGTCAAACAGGATTTCCATGTCGCGCAGCGAACTGATGGCCACGCCCACGCGCCCCACCTCGCCCTCGGCCATGGGGTGATCCGAGTCGTAGCCGATCTGCGTGGGCAGGTCAAAGGCCACCGAAAGCCCGGTCTGCCCCTGCTCTAGCAGGTAGCGGTAGCGGCGGTTGGACTCCTCGGCGGTGGCGAACCCAGCGTACTGGCGCATGGTCCACAATCGCCCGCGGTACATCGTGGGCTGGACGCCGCGCGTGAAGGGGTACTCGCCGGGGAATCCCAGGTCCTGCTCGTAGTCCACCGGCACGTCCTCGGGCGTGTACAGCCGATCCACGGGGATGCCGGAGACCGTCGCGAACTCGCCCCGCCGCTCCGGGAACTTCCGGGTCAGCGGCTCCACCGTCTCGCGCTCCCAACGGCGCTTGCTCTCGGTGAGTCGGGTCATGCGCACCTCCGACGCAGCGTCTCACACAGGCCAAGAGTCTTTAGCCTTTGGCCTTTAGCCAGTGGCTAACGGCTGTTGGCTACTCCATCTCCACCAACACCTGGCCCATCTCTACGTCCTGGCCGGGCTGGGCATGCACCGCCTTGACCGTGCCGGCCTTGTGGGCGCGGAGTTCGTTTTCCATCTTCATGGCCTCCAGGATGAGCACCACGCTCCCATCGGCCACGGCGTCGCCGGGTTTCACCAGCACGCGCAACACCTTGCCCGGCATGATGGCCCTGACGGCATTCGCGTCCTCGGCCACCGCTACGCTGGGCTTCTCCGGCTTGCTGGCGGCGGCTGTCGGCTTGGCCGCTTCGGCCCGGCGGAAGGCGTGCGGGATGCCGTTGACCAGCACCTGATCCCCCGCGAACTCCACCGTGTAGTTCATGCCGTTCACGTTGACCTCGCGCCCCTTCACCGACACCGAGAACGGCCGCCCGTCCACGGTTACCGTGTCGCCGTTGACTTCTACTTCGTAGGTCGTCCCGTCCACAATGAGCGTTGTTTTCCAGGCCACTCAGAACCCTCCATGTTCGGACAAACTGTGTTTGACAATCTATCAAAAGTGTGATATACTAAGAGTAATCCAGTAGTGGAGGTGGATGGCCATTGGCCATCGGGAGAACGCCCGCAAGGGCGTTTCTTCTTTACGGCAACAGTTTTCTCCCATAGCCATCCATCTCACCTGCGTCGCTCCGCAAGTATTTGCCATCCTGAAGGATTTCGCAGATTCTGGCGCCGAACGTTTCGCGTTTGTCCCCTATGAGCCTGTGATGCAGCAATATCTCTCGCTGCGACGCATGCGCGATGAGGTCCGCAAGTTGCAGGCCCGCGATATTGTCCCGGCGGGGCCTCACCTTTAGTTCGCGCGAGGTCAGGTGCGCCTGCCACAGATCAGGAGCGACGAAGTCCGTGCCACGTGCGTAGAGTCGCCGGTACGACTCCTTGAGTTTGCTGTCCTCCGTCCCGCCGCGGCTCTCCACGAGTACGTCGCCTCGGCCACCCGCATCCCCAAGAAACAGAATGAATTGCTCCAGCAATGCGGCCAAGCCATAATGATAGGGGTGATACTGCCAAACCCTGTACCTGTCGCGATGGGCTTTCTTGTCCAGAACCACAGTTACGACGCGATGCTCCCACCGTGCTAGTGCCGACAAGAGCGCCGCATTGAACGCGCGCTCCTCCTGCGGATCTCGCAAAGCCTGGAACGGCGGGCGCCTGTTCACGAGTTCTTTCCGATGAAAGATAACCGGCTCATCAGGATCCTGCAAGAAAAACTCCCGCTTGATGTCCTCCATCTCTCTTTGCACAACCTCGGCATAGTGACCCGTCTCCAGGATCACACCGGTGAGCGAAAGAAACCGGTAGCGAGGATCGTCCACATGGCCCATGTCATGGTTCCCAACTTCATCCACGTAAACGCGATACAGAACCATACGAACGTCCTCGGGCATCCTTGCGGGAGCGTATTCCTACAGCCCCCTCCACCCGCCGCCACCCATCACCGCCTGCCGCCCGGCGATCTTCCACGGCGAGACGGTCAACGTCGGCGGCGCCGCCACCACGGGCCGCGCCGTCTTCGCGGCCTCCTCCTGCGCCAGCGCCGCCGCAATCGCCGCGACCATCTGCGCCTTGCCCCCTGCGCCAGCCCGCCGCCGCTCCAGGAACGGCTTGGCTACCTGCGGGAACAGCGCATACGAAATGATGTCCTCCTCGCTCTCGGCCAGGTCGCCGATCTCGGCCTTCGCCTGCTCGTAGCCGGGGGGAATCAGGTCGGCGGGGCGGCAGTCTATCGGCTCCTCGTCGCCAATCGCCAGACGCTTCACCTCCGGGTCTATCGGCGCGGGGGGCCTTCCGTACAGCCCGCGCACGTAGTTCTTCACCTCCTGCGGAATCACCTTGTACCGCTGTCCAAGGATCACGTTCAGCGTCGCCTGGGTGCCCACGATCTGGCTGGACGGCGTAACCAGCGGCGGATATCCCAGTTCCTTGCGCACGCGCGGCACCTCGTCCAGCACCTCGCGGTAGCGGTGCTCCGCGCCCTGCTCCCGCAACTGCGCCACCAGGTTGGACAGCATCCCGCCCGGAATCTGGAAGCGCAGCACGTCCACGTCCACCCCCACCAGGCCGCTCTCGAACTTGGCGTACTTCTTGCGGATTTGCGCCACGTCCTGGGCGATCTCGGCCAGCAGGCCCAGATCCAGTCCCGTGTCGCGGGGCGTCTCCTGCATGATGCTCACGATGGTCTCCGTGGGCGGCTGCGACGTTACCAGCGCCAGCGACGAGATGGCCGTGTCCACGATGTCCACGCCCGCCTCCGCCGCCTTGATGACCGCGCCGGTGGCCATCCCGCTCGTGTAGTGTGTGTGCAACTGCACCGGCAGGGGAATCTCCGCCTTCAGCCGCCGAACCAGTTCATACGCGGCGTAGGGCGAGATGAGTCCCGCCATGTCCTTGATGCAGATGGAGTCGGCCCCCATGTCGGCCAGTTGCTTCGCCATCTCCACGTACCCGTCAATGGTGTGCACCGGGCTGATGGTGTAGCAGATGGCCGCCTGGACGTGCCCGCCGACGCGCTTGGTAACCTCCATGGCCCACCGCATGTTGCGCACGTCGTTCAGGGCG is a genomic window of Chloroflexota bacterium containing:
- a CDS encoding methylmalonyl-CoA mutase family protein → MTRLTESKRRWERETVEPLTRKFPERRGEFATVSGIPVDRLYTPEDVPVDYEQDLGFPGEYPFTRGVQPTMYRGRLWTMRQYAGFATAEESNRRYRYLLEQGQTGLSVAFDLPTQIGYDSDHPMAEGEVGRVGVAISSLRDMEILFDGIPLDKVSTSMTINAPATVLLAMYVAVAEKQGVPSEKLRGTVQNDILKEYVARGTYIFPPQPSMRLVTDLFRFCKERVPQWNTISVSGYHMREAGATAVQEVAFTLCDAMAYVRAALDAGMDVDEFAGQMAFFFACHNNLLEEVAKFRAARRMWAKIMRERFGAKDPRSCMLRFHTQTSGVTLTAQQPNNNIVRVALQALAAVLGGTQSLHTNSRDEALALPTEESVTIALRTQQIIAYESGVADTIDPLAGSYYVEHLTNEVERRAWELIERVEKMGGVLKAIESGYIQRELHESAYRYQKAVDARDQIVVGVNEFVTDTPVTFETLKMDPQVRDRQVARLRQVRAERDNERVQALLAQLRREAEGDAPLMPTILDCVRAYTTLGEICGVLREVFGEYQPATMW
- a CDS encoding acetyl-CoA carboxylase biotin carboxyl carrier protein subunit (composes the biotin carboxyl carrier protein subunit of the acetyl-CoA carboxylase complex, the enzyme that catalyzes the carboxylation of acetyl-CoA to malonyl-CoA, which in turn controls the rate of fatty acid metabolism) — its product is MAWKTTLIVDGTTYEVEVNGDTVTVDGRPFSVSVKGREVNVNGMNYTVEFAGDQVLVNGIPHAFRRAEAAKPTAAASKPEKPSVAVAEDANAVRAIMPGKVLRVLVKPGDAVADGSVVLILEAMKMENELRAHKAGTVKAVHAQPGQDVEMGQVLVEME
- a CDS encoding DUF3800 domain-containing protein; this encodes MVLYRVYVDEVGNHDMGHVDDPRYRFLSLTGVILETGHYAEVVQREMEDIKREFFLQDPDEPVIFHRKELVNRRPPFQALRDPQEERAFNAALLSALARWEHRVVTVVLDKKAHRDRYRVWQYHPYHYGLAALLEQFILFLGDAGGRGDVLVESRGGTEDSKLKESYRRLYARGTDFVAPDLWQAHLTSRELKVRPRRDNIAGLQLADLIAHASQREILLHHRLIGDKRETFGARICEILQDGKYLRSDAGEMDGYGRKLLP
- a CDS encoding pyruvate/oxaloacetate carboxyltransferase, giving the protein MEHKPLRITDTVLRDAHQSLLATRLRTEDMLPIAAKLERVGYHSVEMWGGATFDSAMRFLDEDPWERIRTLRKAMPNTPFQMLLRGQNVVGYRHYPDDIVEKFIILARKNGIDIFRIFDALNDVRNMRWAMEVTKRVGGHVQAAICYTISPVHTIDGYVEMAKQLADMGADSICIKDMAGLISPYAAYELVRRLKAEIPLPVQLHTHYTSGMATGAVIKAAEAGVDIVDTAISSLALVTSQPPTETIVSIMQETPRDTGLDLGLLAEIAQDVAQIRKKYAKFESGLVGVDVDVLRFQIPGGMLSNLVAQLREQGAEHRYREVLDEVPRVRKELGYPPLVTPSSQIVGTQATLNVILGQRYKVIPQEVKNYVRGLYGRPPAPIDPEVKRLAIGDEEPIDCRPADLIPPGYEQAKAEIGDLAESEEDIISYALFPQVAKPFLERRRAGAGGKAQMVAAIAAALAQEEAAKTARPVVAAPPTLTVSPWKIAGRQAVMGGGGWRGL